The Anolis carolinensis isolate JA03-04 chromosome 1, rAnoCar3.1.pri, whole genome shotgun sequence genome window below encodes:
- the ubxn2a gene encoding UBX domain-containing protein 2A isoform X2 — protein sequence MQEVDKIETLKREWVCTPRKDSQVQNGTDQNSCDIFVNNLFEEAQKVGAVCTQQAKVKSQADTTIKLWKNGFTVNDGELRSYTDVANQRFLDSIKKGELPPELQKICGKEEVAVKMDDKKHEVYTLKKPVFHPFSGQGYRLGSATPRVIYKVKRDVEEIEKKKPTVVLNYSEPTTSVQIWLADGTRIVQKFNISHRISHVRDFITHQGQHGRSPFTLTTSLPFRELLNESLTLEEANLKNAVIVQRLKKTTEPFKGLS from the exons ATGCAAGAAGTTGACAAGATTGAAACTCTGAAACGAGAATG GGTTTGCACACCAAGAAAGGACAGTCAAGTTCAGAACGGCACAGACCAGAACAGCTGTGATATTTTTGTCAATAATCTTTTTGAAGAAGCTCAGAAAGTTGGAGCTGTATGCACACAGCAGGCAAAGGTTAAAAGCCAA GCTGATACAACAATTAAATTGTGGAAAAATGGCTTCACAGTGAATGATGGTGAACTCAGAAGCTATACAGATGTTGCAAACCAGCGCTTTTTGGACTCAATCAAAAAAGG cgaGTTGCCTCCTGAATTACAGAAGATATGCGGCAAAGAAGAAGTGGCTGTGAAGATGGATGATAAAAAGCATGAGGTGTATACTCTGAAGAAGCCAGTGTTTCATCCTTTCTCTGGACAAGGGTACAGATTAGGAAG TGCTACGCCAAGAGTAATTTATAAAGTAAAAAGAGATGTtgaagaaattgaaaagaaaaagcCGACAGTGGTATTAAATTACTCAGAACCCACCACTAGTGTCCAGATCTGGTTAGCAGATGGAACAAGGATAGTACAGAAGTTTAATATTTCTCATAG AATAAGCCATGTCAGAGACTTCATAACTCACCAAGGACAACATGGAAGGAGCCCCTTCACCTTGACCACGTCACTTCCTTTTCGGGAGCTGCTGAATGAATCCCTCACACTAGAGGAAGCTAACTTAAAAAACGCTGTCATTGTTCAGAGACTTAAGAAAACGACGGAGCCTTTCAAAGGCCTTTCTTAA
- the ubxn2a gene encoding UBX domain-containing protein 2A isoform X1, translating to MPISTSNRDRDRQTQRVCTPRKDSQVQNGTDQNSCDIFVNNLFEEAQKVGAVCTQQAKVKSQADTTIKLWKNGFTVNDGELRSYTDVANQRFLDSIKKGELPPELQKICGKEEVAVKMDDKKHEVYTLKKPVFHPFSGQGYRLGSATPRVIYKVKRDVEEIEKKKPTVVLNYSEPTTSVQIWLADGTRIVQKFNISHRISHVRDFITHQGQHGRSPFTLTTSLPFRELLNESLTLEEANLKNAVIVQRLKKTTEPFKGLS from the exons atgcccataagcacatcaaacagagaccgagacagacagacgcagag GGTTTGCACACCAAGAAAGGACAGTCAAGTTCAGAACGGCACAGACCAGAACAGCTGTGATATTTTTGTCAATAATCTTTTTGAAGAAGCTCAGAAAGTTGGAGCTGTATGCACACAGCAGGCAAAGGTTAAAAGCCAA GCTGATACAACAATTAAATTGTGGAAAAATGGCTTCACAGTGAATGATGGTGAACTCAGAAGCTATACAGATGTTGCAAACCAGCGCTTTTTGGACTCAATCAAAAAAGG cgaGTTGCCTCCTGAATTACAGAAGATATGCGGCAAAGAAGAAGTGGCTGTGAAGATGGATGATAAAAAGCATGAGGTGTATACTCTGAAGAAGCCAGTGTTTCATCCTTTCTCTGGACAAGGGTACAGATTAGGAAG TGCTACGCCAAGAGTAATTTATAAAGTAAAAAGAGATGTtgaagaaattgaaaagaaaaagcCGACAGTGGTATTAAATTACTCAGAACCCACCACTAGTGTCCAGATCTGGTTAGCAGATGGAACAAGGATAGTACAGAAGTTTAATATTTCTCATAG AATAAGCCATGTCAGAGACTTCATAACTCACCAAGGACAACATGGAAGGAGCCCCTTCACCTTGACCACGTCACTTCCTTTTCGGGAGCTGCTGAATGAATCCCTCACACTAGAGGAAGCTAACTTAAAAAACGCTGTCATTGTTCAGAGACTTAAGAAAACGACGGAGCCTTTCAAAGGCCTTTCTTAA